A genome region from Plasmodium knowlesi strain H genome assembly, contig: PKNH_00_21, whole genome shotgun sequence includes the following:
- a CDS encoding SICAvar, type I (fragment), which yields MTTSTDGNDLLKAWLNNWMSANSATAVAGPDAEQRAKEITAKLKGNVEEAWDKLKTSLLLSEADEITNLCEREPWNVTTKGSGGKSFEGEYKKDLCKGLMGIRYFMSGITEKTGRQVTVEEDLTEDQWFARCTVGTLALSDIYGDHCKLNEVISGISEEVEGNLKKYLTDVKNQAMIKKCVGKVDSTALMIGKAVLGGTIRKWAQEERIKEEENGKAWRLGQLWQDRWKHVCSGDKKSLRITDGKRKEELNKNKDSMVQFMSLGNGQSSSGGQASTVADILADPDNNYTFKEDALQKVFMEAIESASNGGTGTIGSDELTKAITENLEKVTEEKTG from the exons ATGACGACATCTACTGATGGCAATGATCTGTTGAAAGCATGGTTGAACAATTGGATGTCTGCGAATAGTGCAACTGCGGTTGCTGGACCGGATGCCGAGCAGAGGGCGAAGGAAATTACT GCGAAGTTGAAGGGCAATGTGGAGGAAGCATGGGATAAATTGAAGACTTCCCTCCTATTGTCAGAAGCGGATGAAATAACGAACCTCTGTGAACGGGAACCGTGGAATGTGACTACGAAGGGTAGTGGTGGAAAGAGTTTCGAGGGGGAGTATAAGAAAGATCTGTGTAAAGGATTAATGGGTATTCGTTATTTTATGAGCGGAATAACGGAAAAAACGGGGCGGCAGGTGACAGTCGAAGAGGATCTCACCGAAGATCAATGGTTTGCCCGCTGCACCGTGGGTACGCTCGCCCTCTCTGACATTTATGGGGATCATTGTAAGTTAAATGAAGTGATAAGTGGGATTTCGGAGGAAGTGGAGGGGAACTTAAAGAAATACTTGACGGATGTGAAAAATCAGGCCatgattaaaaaatgtgtaggAAAAGTGGATTCTACCGCTTTAATGATTGGTAAAGCAGTCCTTGGGGGTACTATTAGAAAGTGGGCAcaggaggaaaggataaaggaagaggaaaatggaaaagcttGGAGGTTGGGGCAATTATGGCAGGATAGGTGGAAACATGTTTGCAGTGGGGATAAGAAGAGTTTAAGAATAACGGacggaaagagaaaagaagagttaAATAAGAATAAGGACAGCATGGTACAATTCATGAGTCTGGGTAACGGTCAAAGTAGTAGTGGTGGACAAGCATCTACCGTAGCAGATATACTGGCGGATCCTGACAATAATTACACATTCAAAGAAGACGCATTACAGAAAGTATTTATGGAAGCAATAGAGAGCGCCAGTAATGGTGGTACTGGCACTATTGGCTCCGATGAATTGACGAAGGCAATAACGGAGAACTTAGAGAAGGTAACTGAGGAAAAAACAGGTAA